A stretch of the Vigna radiata var. radiata cultivar VC1973A chromosome 7, Vradiata_ver6, whole genome shotgun sequence genome encodes the following:
- the LOC106765808 gene encoding protein DEHYDRATION-INDUCED 19 isoform X1, which produces MDSDFWTSRLAAAKRQYTLQHHHQNSHLDRLGIDDFDVEEEVRPDFPCPYCYEDFDIASLCSHLEDEHSCEARVTICPVCSVKVARDMLSHITLQHGHLFKVQRRRRLRRVAIPNSQTLSLLGRDLREAHLQVLLGGAGGGYRSNSAAVSNVATDPFLSSFILNFPACEAEEISKSVVTTAEDSSAKNVTPEHIWKSSFDPSLSSEEREKRMRQAAGRSGFVQDLFLSTLLGD; this is translated from the exons ATGGATTCTGACTTCTGGACCTCGCGTCTTGCCGCCGCTAAACGCCAATACACCCTTCAGCATCACCATCAAAATTCTCATTTAG ATCGGTTGGGAATCGATGATTTTGATGTGGAAGAAGAGGTGCGACCTGATTTCCCTTGCCCCTATTGCTATGAAGACTTTGACATCGCGTCTTTGTGTTCTCATCTTGAAGACGAACATTCTTGCGAAGCGAGAGTCACG ATTTGTCCTGTATGCTCTGTTAAAGTTGCAAGGGACATGTTAAGTCACATAACGCTGCAACACGGGCACTTATTCAAG GTACAGAGAAGACGCAGGTTAAGAAGAGTTGCTATTCCAAACAGTCAGACACTGTCTCTCTTGGGTCGAGATCTTCGTGAGGCTCATCTACAGGTGCTTCTTGGTGGTGCTGGGGGAGGATACCGGTCAAACAGTGCAGCAGTGTCTAATGTTGCTACTGATCCCTTTCTATCCtcatttattttgaatttcccAGCGTGTGAAGCAGAAGAGATTTCAAAATCTGTGGTAACAACTGCTGAGGATTCTTCTGCAAAAAATGTGACACCTGAACACATTTGGAAATCAAG TTTTGATCCCTCTTTGAGCAGCGAAGAGCGGGAGAAAAGGATGAGACAAGCTGCTGGGAGATCTGGTTTTGTGCAGGACTTGTTTCTTTCAACTTTGTTAGGCGACTAA
- the LOC106767523 gene encoding uncharacterized protein LOC106767523 isoform X1, translated as MSSFSIFFYHSPFLLPLPFFFQLIVFMYSKRTILLSGCVTAIDEYMNDEMPIGWPFGLGFLNTRLRDVEPLPAAPVEPHSMHIPSTSFSSFSSSNLDTESTASFFQDNSVSLGHLIGLRAGEKGRLYFPNSLRIEEREEKTLAKCSTSDDDGSKVKEEEMSRGICIPILLEALFKISKSKKSSTN; from the exons ATGTCTTCTTTCTCCATCTTCTTCTATCATTCACCATTTCTCTTACCACTCCCTTTCTTTTTTCAGTTGATTGTTTTTATGTACTCCAAAAGAACAATACTTCTTTCTGGGTGTGTTACTGCTATTGATGAATACATG AACGATGAAATGCCTATTGGATGGCCATTTGGTCTAGGCTTTCTGAATACAAGACTTAGAGATGTAGAACCACTTCCAGCTGCTCCAGTAGAGCCACACTCAATGCACATTCCGTCCACCAGTTTTTCCTCATTCTCATCATCCAACCTTGATACTGAG TCGACAGcatctttctttcaagacaacAGTGTATCCCTGGGGCATCTGATTGGGCTGAGAGCAGGAGAAAAGGGACGCTTGTACTTTCCAAACTCACTGAGAATAGAAGAAAGGGAGGAGAAAACATTAGCAAAGTGTTCAACTTCTGATGATGATGGCTCtaaagtaaaagaagaagaaatgtcTCGTGGCATTTGTATACCTATACTACTTGAGGCCCTATTCAAGATCAGCAAAAGTAAGAAAAGTTCAACTAACTAA
- the LOC106767450 gene encoding 18.2 kDa class I heat shock protein, with protein sequence MSLIPSLLGGRRSNVFDPFSLDVWDPFKDFPFSESGRENSAFVSTRVDWKETPEAHVFKAEIPGLKKEEVKVEIEDDKVLQISGERNVEKEDKNDRWHRVERSSGKFLRRFRLPENAKMNEVKASMENGVLTVTVPKEDVKKPEVKAIEISG encoded by the coding sequence ATGTCGCTAATTCCAAGTTTGTTGGGTGGACGAAGGAGCAACGTCTTTGATCCGTTCTCTCTGGATGTGTGGGATCCCTTCAAGGATTTTCCTTTCTCTGAATCTGGTCGAGAAAATTCTGCATTTGTGAGCACACGTGTGGACTGGAAGGAGACGCCAGAGGCACACGTGTTCAAGGCTGAGATTCCAGGACTGAAGAAGGAGGAAGTGAAGGTTGAGATCGAAGACGATAAGGTTCTTCAGATAAGCGGAGAGAGAAACGTTGAGAAGGAAGATAAGAACGATAGGTGGCATCGTGTGGAGCGTAGCAGTGGAAAGTTCTTGAGGAGATTCAGATTGCCTGAGAATGCCAAAATGAATGAAGTGAAGGCTTCTATGGAGAATGGTGTTCTTACTGTTACTGTTCCCAAGGAAGATGTTAAGAAGCCTGAAGTCAAGGCCATTGAAATTTCTGGTTAA
- the LOC106765808 gene encoding protein DEHYDRATION-INDUCED 19 isoform X2, whose translation MDSDFWTSRLAAAKRQYTLQHHHQNSHLDRLGIDDFDVEEEVRPDFPCPYCYEDFDIASLCSHLEDEHSCEARVTRRRRLRRVAIPNSQTLSLLGRDLREAHLQVLLGGAGGGYRSNSAAVSNVATDPFLSSFILNFPACEAEEISKSVVTTAEDSSAKNVTPEHIWKSSFDPSLSSEEREKRMRQAAGRSGFVQDLFLSTLLGD comes from the exons ATGGATTCTGACTTCTGGACCTCGCGTCTTGCCGCCGCTAAACGCCAATACACCCTTCAGCATCACCATCAAAATTCTCATTTAG ATCGGTTGGGAATCGATGATTTTGATGTGGAAGAAGAGGTGCGACCTGATTTCCCTTGCCCCTATTGCTATGAAGACTTTGACATCGCGTCTTTGTGTTCTCATCTTGAAGACGAACATTCTTGCGAAGCGAGAGTCACG AGAAGACGCAGGTTAAGAAGAGTTGCTATTCCAAACAGTCAGACACTGTCTCTCTTGGGTCGAGATCTTCGTGAGGCTCATCTACAGGTGCTTCTTGGTGGTGCTGGGGGAGGATACCGGTCAAACAGTGCAGCAGTGTCTAATGTTGCTACTGATCCCTTTCTATCCtcatttattttgaatttcccAGCGTGTGAAGCAGAAGAGATTTCAAAATCTGTGGTAACAACTGCTGAGGATTCTTCTGCAAAAAATGTGACACCTGAACACATTTGGAAATCAAG TTTTGATCCCTCTTTGAGCAGCGAAGAGCGGGAGAAAAGGATGAGACAAGCTGCTGGGAGATCTGGTTTTGTGCAGGACTTGTTTCTTTCAACTTTGTTAGGCGACTAA
- the LOC106766912 gene encoding 18.5 kDa class I heat shock protein: MSLIPSIIGRRSNVFDPFSMDVWDPFKDFPFNNSLYASFPEFSRQNSAFVSTRVDWKETPEAHVFKAEIPGLKKEEVKVEIEDDRVLQISGERNVEKEDKNDTWHRVERSSGKFLRRFRLPENAKVDQVKASMEDGVLTVTVPKEEVKKAEVKSIEISG, translated from the coding sequence ATGTCGCTGATTCCAAGTATCATCGGCCGAAGGAGCAACGTATTTGATCCTTTTTCCATGGACGTGTGGGATCCCTTCAAGGATTTCCCTTTCAACAATTCTCTTTATGCTTCCTTCCCCGAATTTTCTCGCCAAAATTCTGCATTTGTGAGCACCCGTGTGGATTGGAAGGAGACGCCAGAGGCACACGTGTTCAAGGCTGAGATTCCAGGATTGAAGAAGGAGGAAGTGAAGGTTGAGATAGAAGATGATAGGGTTCTCCAGATAAGCGGAGAGAGGAACGTTGAGAAGGAAGATAAGAACGACACGTGGCATCGCGTGGAGCGTAGCAGTGGGAAGTTCTTGAGGAGGTTCAGATTGCCCGAGAATGCAAAAGTTGATCAGGTGAAGGCTTCAATGGAAGATGGGGTTCTTACTGTCACTGTTCCTAAGGAAGAGGTTAAGAAAGCTGAGGTGAAGTCCATTGAAATTTCTGGTTAA
- the LOC111241992 gene encoding katanin p80 WD40 repeat-containing subunit B1 homolog: protein MAKTGYKLQEFVAHSGNVNCLRIGRKASRLFITGGDDHNVNLWMIGKTTSLMSLCGHTTTVESVTLDSAEALVLSGASSGVIKLWDLQEAKSLGSNRWKALA from the exons ATGGCAAAGACAGGATACAAACTAC AGGAATTTGTGGCTCATTCAGGAAATGTAAACTGTTTAAGGATTGGAAGGAAGGCGAGCCGCCTTTTTATTACAGGAGGGGATGATCACAATGTCAATCTATGGATGATTGGAAAAACAACCTCTTTAATG AGTTTGTGTGGTCACACTACTACAGTAGAATCTGTGACTTTGGACTCAGCAGAAGCTTTGGTTCTTTCTGGAGCATCATCGGGGGTTATAAAGCTTTGGGATTTGCAGGAAGCAAAGA GTCTGGGATCTAACAGGTGGAAAGCTCTTGCATGA
- the LOC106767523 gene encoding uncharacterized protein LOC106767523 isoform X2 translates to MVSENDEMPIGWPFGLGFLNTRLRDVEPLPAAPVEPHSMHIPSTSFSSFSSSNLDTESTASFFQDNSVSLGHLIGLRAGEKGRLYFPNSLRIEEREEKTLAKCSTSDDDGSKVKEEEMSRGICIPILLEALFKISKSKKSSTN, encoded by the exons ATGGTTTCAGAG AACGATGAAATGCCTATTGGATGGCCATTTGGTCTAGGCTTTCTGAATACAAGACTTAGAGATGTAGAACCACTTCCAGCTGCTCCAGTAGAGCCACACTCAATGCACATTCCGTCCACCAGTTTTTCCTCATTCTCATCATCCAACCTTGATACTGAG TCGACAGcatctttctttcaagacaacAGTGTATCCCTGGGGCATCTGATTGGGCTGAGAGCAGGAGAAAAGGGACGCTTGTACTTTCCAAACTCACTGAGAATAGAAGAAAGGGAGGAGAAAACATTAGCAAAGTGTTCAACTTCTGATGATGATGGCTCtaaagtaaaagaagaagaaatgtcTCGTGGCATTTGTATACCTATACTACTTGAGGCCCTATTCAAGATCAGCAAAAGTAAGAAAAGTTCAACTAACTAA